Below is a genomic region from Nitrospirota bacterium.
CAACGAAACCGCGGGGCACGGGGCTTGGCCTGCCGATCACGAACAGGATCATCCAGTCCCACAAAGGGAAGATCGAACTCCGGAACCGGGACAAGGGGGGGGCCATTTTCACGATCAAGCTTCCGCTCCCTGAGAGCAATAGCACAAGATCCTGATCAATGAATTCTTAGCCTTGTTGCAGATGATAAAGACGGATTCTCCATGGGAGAGAGCATGGGAAGCGTTTCAGATGCTGTAACTCAAGCAGTTCTCTGTGTTCTCTGTGGTTAGATTTTATTCAATTCAAATTTACTGCCGAGGAGGTGCGAATGAAAAAGATACTGGTTATCGACGATGAGCAGAATATCCGGGGGCTTTATAAAGAGGAATTCGAAGAGATGGGCTACGAGGTAATAACGGCCAACGACGGCATTCAGGCGCTCGCGGCGATGGACACCACAAAGTTCGATCTGGCCACCCTGGACATGCGCATGGAAGAAATGGACGGCATAGAAACCCTTCGGAAGATGAAAGAGAAGGACAGCACCCTTCCCGTTATTATCTGCACCGCCTACGAGGAATATAAGCATGATTTCGGAAGCTGGTGCTCCGACGCCTATGTAGTCAAGTCCTCAGACCTGTCCCTGCTCCGGGACACGGTAAAAAAGATCCTCGGATGAGCG
It encodes:
- a CDS encoding response regulator, translated to MKKILVIDDEQNIRGLYKEEFEEMGYEVITANDGIQALAAMDTTKFDLATLDMRMEEMDGIETLRKMKEKDSTLPVIICTAYEEYKHDFGSWCSDAYVVKSSDLSLLRDTVKKILG